The region NNNNNNNNNNNNNNNNNNNNNNNNNNNNNNNNNNNNNNNNNNNNNNNNNNNNNNNNNNNNNNNNNNNNNNNNNNNNNNNNNNNNNNNNNNNNNNNNNNNNNNNNNNNNNNNNNNNNNNNNNNNNNNNNNNNNNNNNNNNNNNNNNNNNNNNNNNNNNNNNNNNNNNNNNNNNNNNNNNNNNNNNNNNNNNNNNNNNNNNNNNNNNNNNNNNNNNNNNNNNNNNNNNNNNNNNNNNNNNNNNNNNNNNNNNNNNNNNNNNNNNNNNNNNNNNNNNNNNNNNNNNNNNNNNNNNNNNNNNNNNNNNNNNNNNNNNNNNNNNNNNNNNNNNNNNNNNNNNNNNNNNNNNNNNNNNNNNNNNNNNNNNNNNNNNNNNNNNNNNNNNNNNNNNNNNNNNNNNNNNNNNNNNNNNNNNNNNNNNNNNNNNNNNNNNNNNNNNNNNNNNNNNNNNNNNNNNNNNNNNNNNNNNNNNNNNNNNNNNNNNNNNNNNNNNNNNNNNNNNNNNNNNNNNNNNNNNNNNNNNNNNNNNNNNNNNNNNNNNNNNNNNNNNNNNNNNNNNNNNNNNNNNNNNNNNNNNNNNNNNNNNNNNNNNNNNNNNNNNNNNNNNNNNNNNNNNNNNNNNNNNNNNNNNNNNNNNNNNNNNNNNNNNNNNNNNNNNNNNNNNNNNNNNNNNNNNNNNNNNNNNNNNNNNNNNNNNNNNNNNNNNNNNNNNNNNNNNNNNNNNNNNNNNNNNNNNNNNNNNNNNNNNNNNNNNNNNNNNNNNNNNNNNNNNNNNNNNNNNNNNNNNNNNNNNNNNNNNNNNNNNNNNNNNNNNNNNNNNNNNNNNNNNNNNNNNNNNNNNNNNNNNNNNNNNNNNNNNNNNNNNNNNNNNNNNNNNNNNNNNNNNNNNNNNNNNNNNNNNNNNNNNNNNNNNNNNNNNNNNNNNNNNNNNNNNNNNNNNNNNNNNNNNNNNNNNNNNNNNNNNNNNNNNNNNNNNNNNNNNNNNNNNNNNNNNNNNNNNNNNNNNNNNNNNNNNNNNNNNNNNNNNNNNNNNNNNNNNNNNNNNNNNNNNNNNNNNNNNNNNNNNNNNNNNNNNNNNNNNNNNNNNNNNNNNNNNNNNNNNNNNNNNNNNNNNNNNNNNNNNNNNNNNNNNNNNNNNNNNNNNNNNNNNNNNNNNNNNNNNNNNNNNNNNNNNNNNNNNNNNNNNNNNNNNNNNNNNNNNNNNNNNNNNNNNNNNNNNNNNNNNNNNNNNNNNNNNNNNNNNNNNNNNNNNNNNNNNNNNNNNNNNNNNNNNNNNNNNNNNNNNNNNNNNNNNNNNNNNNNNNNNNNNNNNNNNNNNNNNNNNNNNNNNNNNNNNNNNNNNNNNNNNNNNNNNNNNNNNNNNNNNNNNNNNNNNNNNNNNNNNNNNNNNNNNNNNNNNNNNNNNNNNNNNNNNNNNNNNNNNNNNNNNNNNNNNNNNNNNNNNNNNNNNNNNNNNNNNNNNNNNNNNNNNNNNNNNNNNNNNNNNNNNNNNNNNNNNNNNNNNNNNNNNNNNNNNNNNNNNNNNNNNNNNNNNNNNNNNNNNNNNNNNNNNNNNNNNNNNNNNNNNNNNNNNNNNNNNNNNNNNNNNNNNNNNNNNNNNNNNNNNNNNNNNNNNNNNNNNNNNNNNNNNNNNNNNNNNNNNNNNNNNNNNNNNNNNNNNNNNNNNNNNNNNNNNNNNNNNNNNNNNNNNNNNNNNNNNNNNNNNNNNNNNNNNNNNNNNNNNNNNNNNNNNNNNNNNNNNNNNNNNNNNNNNNNNNNNNNNNNNNNNNNNNNNNNNNNNNNNNNNNNNNNNNNNNNNNNNNNNNNNNNNNNNNNNNNNNNNNNNNNNNNNNNNNNNNNNNNNNNNNNNNNNNNNNNNNNNNNNNNNNNNNNNNNNNNNNNNNNNNNNNNNNNNNNNNNNNNNNNNNNNNNNNNNNNNNNNNNNNNNNNNNNNNNNNNNNNNNNNNNNNNNNNNNNNNNNNNNNNNNNNNNNNNNNNNNNNNNNNNNNNNNNNNNNNNNNNNNNNNNNNNNNNNNNNNNNNNNNNNNNNNNNNNNNNNNNNNNNNNNNNNNNNNNNNNNNNNNNNNNNNNNNNNNNNNNNNNNNNNNNNNNNNNNNNNNgattttggggtgtcgcctctcctgagtcagaacgtgggggagtcctcacgttgtgggtctttcagtatctttgattgttttttgagactgggtctcactatgtattatcttggctggcctggaactcatggagatccacccagctctgcctcctaagtgtttaGGTGAAATGCAAACACCTACATACCTTGCTTATTTGTCCAGGTATTAACCACATCCTTTGTCTCCTACTCTGCCCATACCCCTACCCCCTTTCTCTGGGCCTGAACCCCAAAATAGCaatttctctgaatttctttttttttttttttcgagacagggtttctctgtgtagccctgaaactcactttgtaggccaagctggcctcgaactcagaaatccgcctgcctctgcctcccgagtgctgggattaaaggcgtgcgccaaccacgcccggctctctgaatttcttctctggtaTAATTAGCCAGGACCTTGGGACCCAACCCTAGAGCCAGTCCTGATTATCCATCAAGTCCAGGAGTGATGGGTTTGCCCTAAACAAGGACTTTGCATAGTCTCTTCTCCTTAATGAGGCCCATGGACCAAAGGGCCTCTGTGTTTTCCTGCTACACTCCCACATTGTAGCTCAGACAAAGGGATTCCTTGTGTCTCAACTTCAGGCAAGCATCCTTGTGACCAAATTGTGGAAGGCTGGCCAGAATGAGAGAATAGTAAGCAAGCACAGGGGCAGAGATGACAAGATCATCCCACTATCCAAGAATGTCTCCAGAACCCAGAGACCTTCACTCTCCTTATTCCCAAGCAACAGTGGCATAAGAGACATAAAAATGCAGAGGTCTAGCTGGGCGGCAGTGGCACAcacttaaccccagcactcaggaggctgaggtagccAGATCTGTAATTTCGAGGCTACAagactgagtttcaggacagcctgggatacacagaaaaaccctgtctccaaaaacaaacaaacaaaaaacccaagaggcctaaaaaggaaaatgagaatgtGTGAAGAAACTCAgactaggggctggtgagatggctcagtgggtaagagcactgactgctcttccaaaggtcctgagttcaaatcccagcaaccacatggtggctcaaaaaccatccgtaacgagatctgacgccctcttctggagtgtctgaagacagctacagtgtacttagatactataataataaataaatctttaaaaaaagaaaagaaaagaaactcagactAAACTCCTAGATGACAGATCTGGAGGCAGGAATGAGGAATGGGGGCAGCCCAGGGCCAGACAAGAGTCTGCAGTAAAGTAAGCCAAACAGATTGGGGAGCCTAGGTGGAGGCCTCTGAGCTTCTTACTAAGAGTACATCCTTACAGCCCTGGACAGGGATGTAGCCATAGTAGTGAAATCCTTGGGTACAACGTGAAAACACCATGTTTGAAAAGTAAGAACTTGAAAAAAGCAGCACACACACTTCCCAGGAAAAGCGATCTGTTCCCTATCACAGGGGGCAGTGGCAGGGACATTAAGTGCCACACCCACCAGGACTGGTATAGAGGAAGCACTTCATGTATCATGACAGGCAATGACGTCACTCAGCAGGCATGAAAGGATTGGTCTCCCAACCCCAAAGGTATCTAAGGAGGGCCAGTCCATGGAGGCTTGCGCATCTGCAGGGTCAATCTCCACTGTTCTGTAAGAGGCATCCTGGCTCCTAGGCTTTGGATGAGGTGATTATTCCCCATCTCTTCTTCAGTGATCTCCTAGAGGCCTTACGTTCCATAAAATTCACCTCACTGGGGAGGGGCATGGAGATACCCTTACAACAGGAGCCACAGGCTAGGCCTCTAGAGTCAATATCTCTATGGAAATAGCTCTAGGGACCCAATAATTGAGGGATAAATGCAGAGGCTCCCCAGGAACCAGAGAGATAAGCCAGGCTTCCATGGTAACCGATTGTAGTACAGCCTCTGTCTAGTTGGAGGTGGAGGAAAAATTGAGGGAGACTTGGGCCAAAAGTTGAAAGAGCCACAGAGTACAAATGGGTAGGAAAGTTTTTACAAGAAGGTCACATCATCCTGGCACTGTCCCCAGTACCAATGAGCTTCAAAGCCCTGGTTAGCATTGCCATCCTCTGATGGCTCAGGTGGTCCACACTGGAGCCCATCCCCTGGGAGCTTCCATGTGGCTGTTAAGCTCCCTAGCTTGGTGGATGTCATGTCCACCTCAGTCCTGGCCCTGTCCTCAGTGGGGATAACCTTTGCCCAATCAATCTCAGGACAGGAAGGCCCAGGGAGTCCTTGTTCATCCAGCTCTCTGGGGGTCACGGTGTCCAAGAAGCTGCCAATAGAGACACTGTCCAGCCGGTCAGTTGAACTGGTGTCTGGCAGGCTGTCCCAACTGCCCCGCCTTGAGCGTCCTGGGCTTCCCCCTGTCAGACTGTACTGACTGCTGGTGAGACTGCTGCAATGGCTTGTCAGTGTACCCCGCTCCTCCAGCAGCCAGCGCACCGCCTCAATACCCTCGTTCAAGGTCACCAGCTGCTGCAGGATCTTCACATCAATAGCTCGCAGGTAAGCCTGAGGAAGTGAGAAAAGAGATTAGTTCCGTTTTGGGCTGAGTTCCCCAGGTGTTTCTCTAATCTTGCAGTTCAGCCAGCTACACTTCACTTTTAAAAGTACGGAAAGAGATGGAGGGGGTGCGGGGGTAGAGCACAGAGACTCCTGTTTAAATTTTCAGATCAAGCTAGGCTGGAGATCAACTTGCCACCTTAGCATGTATGAAATCCTGGGTTCCATCATGCCTTGCACCAGACAAAAAAGCAACTTCCCAACCaggcagtggtgcatgccttaatcccagcacttgggagcaaaGGCAGTCGGATCTGAGTCTGGGgcaagcctggcctacagagcttacacagagaaaccctagctcaaaaaacaaaacaaaaacaaaaaaaaccccaccaccaacaaaacaactTTCCTATGATTAGGTTCACGAATCTAAGTAgctatcttattttctttgagcctcagtttccttgatTGAAAAATAAGGctagccgggcagtgatggtgtatgcctttaatcccagcgcttgggaggcagaggcaggagggtttctgagtttgaggccagcctggtctacaaagtgaactccaggacagccagggctacacaaagaaaccctgtctcaaaaataaaaacaacaaacaaacaaacaaataaataaatgaataaataaaaactaaaaaagaaagaaaaagaaaaacaaagctaaacCATTCACTTTACAGCATGAAAGCAAGGATTTTGAAATGCTATCAGGCgtgcactttcttttttttttttttttttttttttttttttttagatttatttatttatttatttatatgtaagtacactgtagttgtcttcagacactccagaagagggcgcgttacggatggttgttagccaccatgtggttgctgggacctgaactctggacctttggaagagcagtcgggtgctcttacccactgagccatctcaccagccccaggcgTGCACTTTCTACAGGGGAGGCTTTTTAggtgttaaatattaaaatatgaggCTAGGGGGgttggatgtagctcagtgggaggaacacttgcctagcatgcactaggccctgggttctgtccctagCACTGGATAAACTAAGGTGATGATGTGCACTTGTAATCCAGGCACTctggaggtggaaggaagaggatcagaaattcaaggccattctcagctatGTTGGCAGGTCAAGACCAGCCGGAgcttcatgagaccctgttttaaaattaatgaaataaaataataaaataaaacaagatttaaaaaaaatatatggctCATGAATATAGCTTTAGCACTTAAGAAGCTGAggaaacacttgggaggcagaggcaggaagatctctgtgagttcaaggccagcctagtctacaaagtgagttacaggttAGCTAAGACTACATAGTaacacactgtctcaaaaatcaaacaagcaaacagaaaggctgaggtgggagtggagagtttgaggctaggggcttaagagatggctcaacagttaagtgCTGGTGCTTCtcatgaagactggagtttgaTTCCTGCCGTGAGAATTttggttgctttttaaaaactgaactgggggctggagaggtggctcagtggttaagagcaccaactactctTCCTGAagtactgagttcagttcccagcaaccacatggtgactaacaaccatctgtaatgagttctgatgtcttcttctagtgtgtaggtgtacatgcagatagagcacacacacacaaatccaaaaTCCATtctgactgggtgtggtggtttgaagaggaatgccccccatagactcatatgtttaaatgcttggcccgtAGAGAGTGGCACTATAAGCAaggtggccttgtttgagtaggtgtggctctgttggaggaagtgtgttagtAGTGGGTGAGTTTTGAGGTCTCCTCAAGTTATACTCAGTGTTTCTcagtctccttccttctccagcctgaggatcaagatgtggagttctccagccccatgcctgcctgcatgccaccatgttttaAACCTCTCAACTCTAAGCTGagccaaataaatgttttcccttgGAAGAATTGCTGTggccatgctgtctcttcacaacaatgggaCACTAAGACACTGGGCTTCACACCTTCTATTTGAGGTAAACTATTAGACCAATCCAGACTCACCCGTAGGACTTAGAAACCAAAGGATAGCTCCTAAGGTGTTAGCTGGGAAGCAGTCTGGGCCAAAAGGAGGTGGGAGCTGAGGAGTCAAGTGAGGGCTAGCTTGATTCCCTCTGATTCCCTGTTCCCCGAAGAGTGGGTAATGAGGCCAAGCTCAGGGTcagaatcccagtacttgggatcTGGGGCCAGTGGTCTCCATTTAGTATCCTGGAAGTAGGTAATGCTCACAGTGTAATCTCCAGGATCCCTCCAGCTCGCACGTGCACCAAGCTAACCTTTCTCAGGCACGAGTCTGAAGCTGCTCCTGTGCTTTGCCGTGCTCTGAGAATGAAGTCTACCCACTTCCGCAGCTGCCTTCCCAAGCCTGTCACACTGTGGCCCTTGTCCATCTCTCTAGTTTGAGTCACCTTGCTGTGAATCAAGATCCTGCTacgtttgttgtttttgagatgggtctcactgtgtccccctggctggtctggaactcactatgtatgccagggtggcctcaaactcacagagatctgtttgccctTGTCttctctgagtcctgggattaaaggagcaaACCAGTATACCTGGTACattattgcttttaaatttagatttagtTTCAATTTCAACCAAATCAACCAATTCATGTAGAAATGGGCCTGGTGAcacagtttgtaatcccagctactgaagaggtagaggcaagattgcaaattcaaggtcattctagacaactatttcaaaataatagatattttttaaaaggacttaGAGGGCCAGCAAGGTGACTTAGCAGGTAAGggcacctgcctttgcctcccatatgattaaaagtgtatgccacaaTGCAATGCCTGACTTCACTTGCTGTTTTTGAAAACGTGagttctgccgggcgtggtggcgcacgcctttaatcccagcactcgggaggcagaggcaggcggatttctgagttcgaggccagcctggtctacaaagtgagtgccaggacagccagggctacacagagaaaccctgtctcgaaaaaccaaaaaaaaaaaaaaaaaaaaaaagaaaacctgagttcagttcccagcgccccCGCATAGTGTCTCATGAcaatccttaactccagttccaggagaaatGAAGCCCAATTATGACCTCTGTAGGCCCCAGTCATATACATAgtccatacatacataaacaggcaaaacaaacaaaatatctataACTTTTAAATTCCATGTGACAAATGGTAGAGAAAACAACTGCTCCAGAGAATTGTACCCACCTGGAGGGCCATAACCCAAACCTAGATGGAAGACGTGAGCTAAGACTagttaggctggccttgaccaaCAGTGGAGAGAAACATCCCAACCTAAGGATGTACCCTCCCCCAGTTCCAAATGGCAAACACCTGACACCACATCACTCGGGGTCAGCTCTTCTGGGAGGCAGGCCCTCATTCCAGCATTTttttcttgaacttctgattctgttgcctaacctccagagtactgggatgacaggcatgcccTGCCACACCCAGTTTTATGTAGTGCTGAGGATTCAACTCAGGGCTTTCAGTATGAAAGGCAAACACTCAACATCCGAGcacatccccagcccccaacAGCATTTCTCTTCCTGTACAagcctccttctgtctcttccctaaCCCTGAGAGCAGTCCCTGCCCAACTCATTTGAGGTTCTCTGCCTAAGGTTGCATAGAATAGCTTTAGTTCAATTTTGTGATTCACTCCCCTTCATTATCTGATCTCTCTGTTGGTCCCCAAGACTCAAGAGGCTGAGTTGTACTGTGTTGCTTAGGAAACCAATCTGAGCACCAGATTCTTTAATCCTGCAGCAGTGGGATTCCCTGACTGTGACAGCATCACCTCCCAGAATAGAAGTAGGAGGCTTTCTcgatagaaaaagaaacactcattTCATGGCATCTCTTTGGAAACAGAGCGGAAGATAAATAGAGGCCACCCAGTGCTTTTCCCTGGaggctccttctcttcctcaaaaGTAGATGAGGCTCTGCCCAGCACAGGTGTTCACAGCAGGACTCCCTCTGTGCTCAACCCAAATCAGGCCTCAGGTTAAAAGCCGGAAGGCCAATTTCTAGAGCCATGGTaactgagtgctggcattaaacaTAGTCACTAAAATAAAAGCTCTTAACAGGTCTCTAGTTCCACAGTTATCCCCTTATTTCCTCCACCGAAGGGCAAAAAGCTCTATAGACAAGGAGGAGACAGGGCCCTCCTTAAGACAACAAACacatcagaagcagagagaagattTGAACCCATGCCTTTCCTCCATTCCTTGCCTAATGCATTCTCACAAACTGCTCTGTGGAGGTGGCTTCTCATAGCAACAGCTCTTTGGGTGGACTGAGAGATTGCCATTGTTTGCCATTCCCACACATCTCAGAATCTGGCTCTTTACAGACTAGGGAAACAAAGCAAGAGTAGGAAGCCAACAGCAGGGCTGACCTTAGCCTGAAGGGCAAGCGTCTGCTCCTACACAAGGAGAGCAAGGCGAGGGGTATCCGAAGGATATCAGAAGGCTTGGGTCAGCTCTGCCTTCCTGTCCTCAAACCTTCTGCCCTACCCTTGTGCTTCAGTAGGGTAGAGCAGAGTACAAGAAGAAATCAATGCTATCCTGGCCTGAGGGAGAAAGGAGCCTGACTGGAGATCTCCCCCCTCTGCTGGTACACTGTTCATGGGAAACCTAGACCCCAGGCCCGATGGGCTAAAAGTTAAGAGATGAAATTAGAAGTTAAATGTACTCCCTCAAAGTTTATAAAGAATGAGAGTCAGAGGTCAGGCTGGCCTCCGGATTCCCTGTATGAGAAGCAAGCCCATGGGCGATTGAAACTTTTCTCATTTCAATGATACAAAGTGTGCCTAAAGTATCTGGCACAAAGCATGTCTTCATGATGAATGTGGTCAGATGATCTGGGCTCCAATCTTGACTTTACtttcctgtgtgaccttgggcaactGCTTAACCTCTTCTTACCTCATTCTTTCATCTGTGAAATACCATGTATCAAGCCAAGCATGGAGGGGACATCACATAGCAGCGGTGGTACAGCTGGATTGTAGAGCCCTCTCCTAGCGTGTGAGAGGGTTCAATCTCAGCACCTCCGAGAAGAATGGCGGGGGAGAGGTGGTTCAGCCGTCAAGAGCACTTGTTCTCACAGAGCACCcaggttaggttcccagcacccacatagtaagtacctcacaaccatccataactccagttccagttgaTTGGATGCTCTTTCTGACATCCATGGGCAGCAGGCATGCACgtggtatacacatatacacaccagcAAAATACTCCTACACATAAAGtttcttaaaattctttaaaaagaaaaacaccttgCACCATTCTGCATGTTAACACATGGCTTATATTCTAAGTATAATTTAATTTCCAGCAGGGAATGGTAGCACAtgcccataattccagcactcaagagactgagatAAGAGGAATATGATTTtggagccagcctgagctacacagtaagcccacacctcaaaaacaaaacaaaacaccttagtTTTCAAAGGACTAACTAGGTAAACTCTATGCCTTGAGCAATTTGTACAAAGAGACAAACCAGACCTTTAAGAGGAGAATACAGCCACAGCCCTGCTCAGCAGAATCTGGCACTCAAATACAACCCTCAAAGCCAAACACACACTTGGCATTCAGATCCTGCCCTCAGCGATCCTCGCTGACCACTCAGCTCAGGAGATTCTCTTAGCCTCTCTTACCATAGAATGCAAGCCCTGGACCTGCCTTCAAGGTCCTAtgtccttccttccacccttccAGATCTGCTTGCCACAGGTTGTGCACACAGTGGGGCCCCAGGAAGACTTGTTAAGCCAGTGTGGGCTTCTGGTTCAGAGCCAGTGAGTAGCTGGCAATTCCTCAGTTCTCCAGAACTGGCTGCAAGGTGGTGGCAGGTGTAATTCATCTCTTTCACCGGAACCAGGGCCCCAGGAGAGATCGCTGGGACCCGGCTGCCCAATTGGCTCAGAAACCAGACCAACAGCTAccagggaagggggtggggaggtgtggcTGTTTCCTCCCCCTTTCTGCAAGAAGGTACAGAGGCCCTGAGACTCTGTCTGAGACTGAGCCCCAGGTGAAGGTCCAACTCAGACTTTGATGCTACTATGCCTCTATTAAGGTCTTCAAACGTCTAATACCGTGATGGTGGGATGCTTAGGAAAAGGACAGGCTTTTAGTGTGCCCCACCAGTGCAGGCAGTTTCCAGCAGGTATTACCTCAccaaagctcttttttttttttccctgaatccTGACATGAACACCCTAGGGCCTTAAGAACAAAACCTCTTCCCCTGTTTGCCAGAGAAGGGGGCAGAAAACAGTTGCCTTATAGTGGAGTCTGAAGAAATTGGTGGCCCCGGATGCCGATGGGAAGAATTTGCTCTGTACTAAGTTTTTCTGTGCTACTTAGCCCTCGCCTCTCTCCTTCGGATTATTGGGCAGGGAAAACTTCCAAGAGATGTGCCTCCTACTCTCAGTTCTCAGGACCTATCAACCCTTCATTCACCCTTGGGAGACAAATAATGAGACGTCACTTCACTCTGCTTTGAACCCAGGATGTATGGATTGATCTTGGAAGGACCCTCTTCTCCAGCCCAACTCCGGGAACCTGACCCTGCCCCTACAAATATCCCGGTCCCCGTGGCCTGTAGCACCCACACTCACCAGCTCCATCCTCAGCGCCATGATCTTGTCCCCTAGGCCGTGGCCGGTGCTGGGCGCCCCCGGGAGCAGCACGTCCCCAGAGGTTCCCAGCTCGCACTCGCCTCGAAGCCCGCGGAGCAGTCCTTCAGGGGTCTTCCTGCCCACCTTGCCCTCCACGTCTCGCAAGTCCGGCGTCTGGGACTCCGCGGTCCCCTCCATGTGGGCCCAAGCCAGAACAGGACTGGGCGACCAGGGTCCGGTTCCCAAGGGTCCTCCCTTCTCTGCTACGAACGCGGAGCAAAACCCGTGAATCCCCGCCCGTCCCCGCGGTGGGGGAACAGGAGGAGGGCGCCGTAACGTTCAGAAAAGCCGCGCAGTTGGGGGAGCGAGGTACCGAGTGGTGCGCACACAACTTCCAACCCCGGAGGCGTTCGACTAGGTGATCCTGGATTTGGAACTGAAGACCTCAAAGAAAGCTCAGTGCCTTCTCCCTGTGTTGGCACCAACTAGACATGCAGCAGGAAGCTAATAAATATTTGCTGGATGAAAAGTAGCCCCAATCAGAGGTAACACGGCTGCAGAGGTTTCGGAAGGCTTTCTGCTCAGGAGTTGTACCTGTTACAGGGGCTAGAATACAGCCACTCAGTTCACAGACACCTCCCAGCATCTAGAAATCAGCTGAAAGAGTAATAGGAGGGTAATCCCCCTGGCCAGTGAGAAGCAACCATTATTAAAATTGAAGGAATCCACAAATCTTCATGTTCATCTTACATGGGCTTACAAAAGAGGTGCTTCCTAAGACAGACTGTAAAGCTGGGTAATCTGAAAACCCTGGCAAGTTAGAGCCTGAGATCCtgcattggtttttgttttgttttaccaagatagagtttttctgtgtagccctagaacccactgtagaccaggctgtcctggaactaagagatcctcctgcctctactgggattaaaggcatatgccaccacagtctggcttttctttttttacagagagggtctcactgtgtggtccatagcctagaacttgctatgtagagtggaccggctttgaactcacagaactccacctgccactgccttaccagaaattaaaatcttttttaaagattaattttaaagataattttctaTCTTAAttacaagtatttttaa is a window of Mus caroli chromosome 4, CAROLI_EIJ_v1.1, whole genome shotgun sequence DNA encoding:
- the Lurap1 gene encoding leucine rich adaptor protein 1 — its product is MEGTAESQTPDLRDVEGKVGRKTPEGLLRGLRGECELGTSGDVLLPGAPSTGHGLGDKIMALRMELAYLRAIDVKILQQLVTLNEGIEAVRWLLEERGTLTSHCSSLTSSQYSLTGGSPGRSRRGSWDSLPDTSSTDRLDSVSIGSFLDTVTPRELDEQGLPGPSCPEIDWAKVIPTEDRARTEVDMTSTKLGSLTATWKLPGDGLQCGPPEPSEDGNANQGFEAHWYWGQCQDDVTFL